In Acinetobacter sp. WCHAc010034, a genomic segment contains:
- a CDS encoding phosphoglycerate kinase, with protein sequence MNFQRMTDLDLAGKRVLIREDLNVPVKNGVITSDARLRAALPTIKAALEQGAAVMVYSHLGRPVEGEPKAEQSLAPVAAYLTEALGQDVKLFTDYLDGVEVQPGQVVLLENCRFNVGEKKNNPELAAKYAALCDVFVMDAFGTAHRAEASTEGVARLAQVAAAGPLLAAELDALGRALQTPEKPMVAIVAGSKVSTKLDVLTSLSDICDQLIVGGGIANTFLAAAGFNVGKSLCEHDLIDTAKAIAAKVSVPLPTDVVVADASEINFDDFLGSLAAAKAVVKKVEDVADNDMILDVGPETAQAFADILKTSKTILWNGPVGVFEVDQFGEGTKTLSLAIAESEGFSIAGGGDTLAAIDKYEVADKIGYISTGGGAFLEFVEGKTLPAVAVLLERA encoded by the coding sequence ATGAACTTTCAGCGTATGACTGACCTCGATTTAGCAGGCAAGCGCGTTCTTATCCGTGAAGACTTGAACGTGCCTGTTAAAAACGGTGTGATTACCAGCGATGCGCGTCTGCGCGCGGCATTGCCGACCATTAAAGCAGCCCTGGAACAAGGCGCGGCGGTCATGGTTTATTCTCACCTGGGTCGTCCTGTTGAAGGTGAGCCGAAAGCTGAACAGTCATTGGCGCCGGTGGCCGCTTACCTGACTGAGGCCTTGGGCCAAGACGTTAAATTATTTACAGACTACTTGGACGGCGTTGAAGTTCAGCCGGGCCAGGTTGTACTGCTGGAAAATTGCCGCTTCAATGTCGGCGAAAAGAAAAACAACCCAGAACTGGCAGCCAAATACGCAGCGCTTTGCGATGTATTCGTAATGGATGCTTTCGGCACTGCGCACCGCGCAGAAGCCTCAACTGAAGGCGTTGCGCGCTTGGCGCAGGTTGCAGCTGCTGGCCCGCTGCTGGCGGCTGAATTGGACGCTTTAGGCCGCGCGCTGCAAACGCCTGAAAAGCCAATGGTGGCGATTGTTGCAGGCTCTAAAGTTTCAACTAAATTAGACGTTTTAACTTCACTGTCTGATATTTGCGACCAGCTGATTGTCGGCGGCGGCATTGCCAATACTTTCCTGGCGGCGGCTGGCTTCAATGTCGGCAAATCGCTGTGCGAACACGACCTGATTGACACGGCAAAAGCCATTGCTGCCAAAGTTTCTGTGCCGCTGCCGACAGATGTGGTCGTTGCAGATGCATCTGAAATCAATTTTGATGACTTCCTGGGCTCTTTAGCTGCAGCCAAAGCTGTGGTGAAAAAGGTTGAAGATGTTGCGGACAATGACATGATTCTGGATGTAGGCCCGGAAACTGCGCAAGCGTTTGCGGACATTCTGAAAACTTCAAAAACTATTCTTTGGAACGGCCCGGTAGGCGTATTTGAAGTAGACCAGTTCGGTGAAGGCACAAAAACTCTGTCTTTAGCGATTGCTGAATCTGAAGGCTTCTCTATTGCGGGCGGCGGCGACACTTTAGCGGCGATTGATAAATACGAAGTTGCGGACAAAATCGGCTACATTTCTACCGGCGGCGGCGCTTTCCTTGAGTTCGTAGAAGGCAAAACATTGCCTGCAGTTGCGGTATTGCTGGAACGCGCATAA
- a CDS encoding DUF2237 family protein encodes MSIHPDPNINRLNVLGEPLASCCFDPITGYFRNGFCHTSMTDLGQHTVCAQMTSEFLNFSQKTGNDLITPLPEAGFPGLQPGDFWCICVTRWVESYQAGFAPPIKLQACHQAVLSYVPLNVLMEYAV; translated from the coding sequence ATGTCTATTCATCCTGATCCAAATATTAACCGTTTAAACGTTTTAGGCGAGCCTCTGGCCAGCTGCTGCTTTGACCCGATTACCGGGTATTTCCGCAACGGCTTTTGCCATACGTCCATGACTGATCTGGGTCAGCATACGGTGTGCGCGCAAATGACTTCCGAGTTTTTAAACTTTTCTCAAAAGACAGGCAATGATTTAATCACGCCGCTGCCGGAAGCCGGTTTTCCCGGCCTGCAGCCGGGCGATTTCTGGTGCATCTGCGTGACCCGCTGGGTGGAATCCTATCAGGCAGGCTTTGCCCCGCCTATTAAACTACAAGCATGTCATCAAGCCGTACTGTCTTATGTGCCGCTTAATGTCCTTATGGAATATGCAGTGTGA
- a CDS encoding Maf family protein yields MNTQKIILASSSQTRRDLMDRLRVDYLSIVPDIDETPRGESHADDLAKRLAFEKAKCIAGQHPDAIVIGSDQVAWREGAPDIFIGKPLSPEKAIKQLQANSDKIVYFSTALSVQHAASGFEQTLVEHYKVKFRKLSLPEIERYIEIEQPLHCAGSFKCESLGISLFEEMSGHDQTTLMGMPMIKLCSILRELNVLVP; encoded by the coding sequence ATGAATACTCAAAAAATCATTTTGGCGTCCAGCAGTCAAACCCGCAGGGATTTAATGGACCGCCTGCGGGTTGATTACCTGTCTATTGTGCCGGATATTGATGAAACGCCGCGCGGCGAAAGCCATGCCGATGATCTGGCGAAACGCTTGGCCTTTGAAAAAGCCAAGTGCATTGCCGGGCAGCATCCCGATGCGATTGTGATTGGTTCAGACCAGGTGGCATGGCGTGAAGGCGCGCCGGATATCTTTATCGGCAAGCCGCTGAGCCCAGAAAAAGCCATTAAGCAGCTGCAGGCCAATTCGGACAAGATTGTCTATTTCAGTACGGCGCTCAGCGTGCAGCACGCAGCTTCCGGTTTTGAGCAGACGCTGGTGGAGCATTACAAGGTGAAATTCCGTAAGCTCAGCCTGCCGGAAATTGAACGCTATATTGAAATTGAGCAGCCGCTTCACTGCGCCGGCAGCTTTAAGTGTGAAAGCCTTGGCATCAGCCTGTTTGAAGAAATGAGCGGCCATGACCAAACTACGCTGATGGGCATGCCGATGATCAAGCTCTGCAGCATTTTACGCGAGCTGAATGTATTGGTGCCTTAA
- a CDS encoding PP2C family protein-serine/threonine phosphatase: MPLIYEMQALTWRARSARQQDAILVNGKVIQHDGLISRHCHAAANAPWCAAVADGVSSSPGAEQAALLLLNSVLQQASDSAQSISFQTLQQHLSRSLANNEKYYGASTTLALVSHSSPQNFVNIQHLGDSRVYLFSSHSQQWRCLTRDHNYLEQLRLNGELQAGEQYATIYNALLYYFCADPLHEVPELAAYEEYLTPDDALLLCTDGLHDVMECHEWPALQADMALKEWLKIVKQMLEERKAYDNASMVLVRLTEGEKHDAE, translated from the coding sequence ATGCCTCTGATTTATGAAATGCAGGCTTTAACCTGGCGGGCGCGGTCAGCCCGCCAGCAGGACGCCATATTAGTTAACGGCAAAGTCATACAGCATGACGGACTGATCAGCCGGCATTGCCATGCCGCAGCCAATGCGCCTTGGTGCGCGGCTGTTGCGGACGGCGTCAGCAGCAGTCCAGGCGCTGAACAGGCTGCGCTGCTGCTTTTAAACAGTGTATTGCAGCAGGCTTCAGATTCAGCTCAGTCCATTAGTTTTCAAACGCTTCAGCAGCATTTAAGCCGCAGCTTGGCAAATAATGAAAAATACTATGGCGCAAGTACAACTTTGGCTTTAGTCAGCCACTCATCTCCACAGAATTTTGTGAATATTCAGCATTTAGGCGATAGCCGCGTGTACCTGTTCAGCAGCCATTCCCAGCAATGGCGCTGCTTGACGCGCGATCATAATTATTTGGAGCAATTGCGCCTGAATGGCGAGCTGCAGGCCGGTGAGCAGTACGCCACAATTTACAATGCCCTGCTGTACTATTTTTGCGCTGACCCATTGCATGAAGTTCCAGAACTGGCTGCCTATGAAGAATATTTAACCCCGGACGATGCCCTGCTGCTCTGCACAGATGGCCTGCATGATGTGATGGAATGTCATGAGTGGCCTGCGCTTCAAGCAGACATGGCGCTGAAGGAATGGCTGAAGATAGTGAAGCAGATGCTCGAAGAACGCAAAGCTTATGACAATGCCAGCATGGTGCTTGTCCGTTTAACCGAAGGAGAAAAACATGACGCCGAATAA
- a CDS encoding alkane 1-monooxygenase: MNAPVKVSSELQQNRQSGRQLDKKRYGWLLSPGLPVIGMGILAGYHFGPKMSKKAFALGGPLLLHVIIPGIDALVGADDNNPTDDEIKVLAQDPYYDRIVKLFIPLQMAANVFAGYVVSRKEVSLLDQILLGISMGAINGVGVNTAHELCHRPNKKDHYWSHATLMPLAYNHFRIEHPYGHHKRAATPEDPASSKMGETFYEFWPRTVFGGIKSAVEIEQQRLKRKGLSFFSRENELFHGWAMSAGFHAGMLKLFGKRAAPYLAVQALYGISLFEIINYIEHYGLKRGQKADGSYARTMPEHSWNNNNIVTNLFLYQLQRHSDHHAYPTRPFQALRHFDEAPELPSGYATMLIPALIPALWFKMMDRRVFEHYQGDLSKANIHPKRRARIFKKFGLSEE, from the coding sequence ATGAATGCACCAGTAAAAGTCAGTTCGGAATTGCAGCAGAATAGGCAGAGCGGCCGCCAGCTGGATAAAAAGCGCTATGGCTGGCTGCTGAGTCCGGGCCTGCCGGTCATCGGCATGGGGATTCTGGCCGGCTATCACTTTGGCCCGAAAATGAGCAAAAAAGCTTTTGCCTTAGGCGGCCCGCTGCTGCTGCATGTGATTATTCCCGGCATTGATGCTCTGGTTGGCGCAGATGACAACAATCCGACAGATGATGAAATTAAGGTGCTGGCGCAAGATCCTTACTATGACCGCATTGTGAAGCTGTTTATTCCTTTGCAGATGGCTGCCAATGTTTTTGCCGGCTATGTGGTGAGCCGCAAAGAGGTGTCATTGTTAGACCAGATTTTGCTGGGCATTTCCATGGGCGCGATTAATGGCGTCGGGGTAAATACTGCGCATGAGCTGTGCCACCGGCCGAATAAAAAAGACCATTACTGGTCGCATGCCACGCTGATGCCGCTGGCCTATAATCATTTCCGCATTGAGCACCCTTATGGCCATCATAAGCGGGCCGCCACGCCGGAAGATCCGGCTTCATCTAAAATGGGTGAAACTTTTTATGAGTTCTGGCCGCGCACGGTTTTTGGCGGGATTAAGTCCGCGGTTGAAATTGAACAGCAGCGCTTAAAGCGCAAAGGGCTGTCATTCTTCAGCCGGGAAAATGAGCTGTTTCATGGCTGGGCCATGAGCGCGGGCTTTCATGCCGGCATGCTGAAGCTTTTCGGCAAGCGGGCTGCGCCGTATTTGGCGGTGCAGGCGCTGTATGGCATCAGCCTGTTTGAAATTATCAATTATATTGAGCACTATGGCTTAAAGCGCGGGCAGAAAGCGGACGGCAGCTATGCGCGCACCATGCCGGAACACAGCTGGAATAATAACAATATTGTGACCAATCTGTTTTTGTATCAACTGCAGCGCCATTCAGACCATCATGCCTATCCGACGCGGCCATTTCAGGCGTTGCGCCATTTTGATGAAGCGCCGGAACTGCCCAGCGGCTATGCGACTATGCTGATTCCGGCACTGATTCCAGCCCTGTGGTTTAAAATGATGGACCGGCGGGTGTTTGAGCATTATCAAGGCGATTTAAGCAAAGCCAATATCCATCCTAAGCGCCGCGCCCGGATTTTTAAGAAATTCGGGCTAAGCGAGGAGTAA
- a CDS encoding AraC family transcriptional regulator, producing the protein MDALSKIFDDIHLNQSEYIYLQAKNNWAFHYHEQGAMIAYAMMQGQCLLHAGGKQIALEAGDLILIPSGQNHFCTASQHPVFNPVLNISPLFDEKRHKTIQLESEQFPQHEACLILAIRGHVDSIMAKPLFNALPEYMHIQHIMSSTAPEWLQIGLQFLAVEVNQIRPGRDKILDHLVSILFIECVRDHIAQLSDSKNWLNALSHPELSNALAAIHGQPERAWTVESLAEQCCMSRSKFANLFSQMIGEPPLAYLQQHRLRLAQQHLRRGQLSIQQIAHKVGYSSETAFSQTFKRSFELTPSQYRQQFQRSA; encoded by the coding sequence ATGGATGCTTTAAGTAAAATTTTTGATGATATTCATTTAAACCAGTCTGAATATATCTATTTGCAAGCTAAAAATAATTGGGCCTTTCACTATCATGAACAGGGCGCCATGATCGCCTACGCCATGATGCAGGGCCAGTGCCTGCTGCACGCGGGCGGGAAACAGATTGCGCTTGAAGCCGGCGACTTGATTTTAATTCCCTCAGGGCAAAATCATTTCTGCACCGCATCGCAGCACCCGGTTTTTAATCCAGTCTTGAACATCAGCCCGCTGTTCGATGAAAAGCGCCATAAAACTATCCAGCTGGAATCCGAGCAGTTTCCCCAACATGAAGCATGCCTGATTCTTGCTATCCGCGGCCATGTCGACAGCATTATGGCCAAGCCGCTGTTTAATGCCCTGCCGGAATATATGCATATTCAGCATATTATGAGCAGCACCGCGCCGGAATGGCTGCAAATCGGCCTGCAGTTTTTAGCCGTCGAAGTGAATCAAATCCGCCCCGGGCGGGACAAAATCCTCGATCATCTGGTCAGCATTTTATTTATAGAATGCGTGCGCGACCATATTGCCCAGCTCAGCGATTCCAAAAACTGGCTGAATGCGCTGTCGCATCCTGAACTGTCAAATGCCTTGGCGGCCATTCACGGCCAGCCTGAACGCGCATGGACTGTGGAAAGCTTGGCTGAACAATGCTGCATGTCGCGCTCAAAGTTCGCCAACCTGTTTAGCCAAATGATTGGCGAACCGCCTCTGGCCTATCTGCAGCAGCACCGCCTGCGCCTGGCGCAGCAGCATTTGCGCCGCGGCCAGCTGTCTATTCAGCAGATTGCGCATAAAGTCGGCTATTCTTCCGAAACTGCTTTCAGCCAGACCTTCAAGCGCAGTTTTGAGCTCACGCCCAGCCAGTACCGCCAGCAGTTTCAGCGGAGCGCATAG
- the lpxB gene encoding lipid-A-disaccharide synthase, producing the protein MQNRKLKIGIVVGEVSGDTLGAKLIRCFREQGIDAEFEGIGGPQMIAEGFKSYYPMDILSVMGIVEVLKDLKKLFAVRDGLLDRWTENPVDVFIGIDAPDFNLRLSKSLKQKQLPVKTVQYVSPSVWAWRQGRVHGIKASIDLVLCLFPFEKAFYKKWDVPAAFVGHPLASQLPLQNPIAEAKAELGLSENQKHIALLPGSRRGEIERLGPLVLEAAHIVMQKHPEYVYLIPAINDARKQQIEALLEKYPAEFKAKVQLLENTGTESKIGRQVMNASNIVALASGTATLEAMLLHRPMVTFYQLNWLTYHVVKFLIKIPYYSLPNIIAGKKVIQELIQKDATPEKLAAEIEKLMDVETAQIQAMQHITMHKQLLSGNSEDPVQAILSILAQP; encoded by the coding sequence TTGCAAAACCGGAAGCTTAAAATTGGAATCGTTGTGGGTGAAGTATCGGGCGATACCTTGGGCGCCAAGCTGATCCGCTGTTTCCGTGAGCAAGGCATTGATGCTGAATTTGAAGGCATTGGCGGCCCGCAAATGATTGCGGAAGGCTTTAAAAGCTATTATCCGATGGATATTCTTTCGGTGATGGGCATTGTTGAAGTGCTGAAAGACCTTAAAAAATTATTTGCGGTGCGTGACGGCTTGCTGGACAGATGGACTGAAAATCCTGTCGATGTGTTTATCGGCATTGATGCGCCGGATTTCAACCTGCGCTTGTCGAAAAGCCTGAAGCAGAAACAGCTGCCGGTTAAAACTGTGCAGTATGTCAGCCCTTCGGTCTGGGCGTGGCGCCAAGGCCGCGTGCATGGCATTAAAGCCAGCATTGATCTGGTGCTGTGCCTGTTTCCGTTTGAAAAAGCCTTTTATAAAAAATGGGATGTGCCGGCTGCCTTTGTTGGCCATCCGCTGGCCAGCCAGCTGCCGCTGCAGAACCCGATTGCGGAAGCCAAAGCGGAACTGGGGCTGAGCGAAAATCAAAAGCATATTGCCTTGCTGCCGGGCAGCCGGCGCGGTGAAATTGAGCGCTTAGGGCCTTTGGTGCTGGAGGCGGCGCATATTGTGATGCAGAAGCATCCTGAATATGTATATCTGATCCCGGCCATTAACGATGCGCGCAAGCAGCAGATTGAAGCGTTGCTGGAAAAATATCCGGCCGAATTTAAAGCCAAAGTGCAGCTGCTGGAAAACACCGGCACGGAATCTAAAATTGGCCGCCAGGTGATGAATGCCTCAAATATTGTTGCGCTGGCGTCGGGTACGGCAACCCTAGAGGCCATGCTGCTGCACCGCCCGATGGTGACGTTTTACCAGCTGAACTGGCTGACCTATCATGTGGTGAAATTCTTAATCAAAATTCCGTATTATTCGCTGCCGAATATTATTGCTGGCAAAAAAGTGATTCAGGAGCTGATTCAGAAAGACGCCACGCCTGAAAAGCTGGCCGCTGAAATTGAAAAGCTGATGGATGTGGAAACGGCGCAGATTCAGGCCATGCAGCATATCACCATGCATAAGCAGCTGCTTTCCGGCAACAGTGAAGACCCGGTTCAGGCCATTTTGAGTATTTTAGCGCAGCCCTAA
- a CDS encoding sulfite exporter TauE/SafE family protein gives MFGPFEFIMAGVLVGFCVGITGVGGGSLMTPILISLFRIEPHIAIGTDLLYAAISKFCGSLVHAKKMNIVWPIVIWLAAGSIPASFATHWVLDNYLSQSANYKMVLTMVLGFMLTLTGISIMFRAQIEALFNKIRSKDVLEDYSLDYEKESLQTKSKRAYIILMGIILGVFVTLSSVGAGAFGIMALVLMFPNLPMIRIIGSDVVHAVLLTFVAGMGHMTSGNVDFHLLGWLLCGSIPAIIIGTLISSRLPEKLIRKILGITLFALGLNFMINPIKAKPAAKPAAAYVLPGAAVSADKSVNV, from the coding sequence ATGTTTGGTCCTTTCGAATTTATTATGGCCGGTGTTTTGGTCGGCTTCTGCGTCGGCATTACCGGTGTCGGCGGCGGCTCACTGATGACGCCAATTCTGATCAGCCTATTCAGAATTGAACCGCATATCGCGATTGGCACCGACTTGCTGTATGCCGCTATTTCAAAATTCTGCGGCTCTTTAGTGCATGCCAAAAAAATGAATATTGTCTGGCCCATTGTGATTTGGCTGGCTGCCGGCAGCATTCCCGCATCCTTTGCGACGCACTGGGTGCTGGACAACTATTTAAGCCAGTCGGCAAATTACAAAATGGTCTTAACCATGGTGCTGGGCTTCATGCTTACGCTGACGGGCATTTCAATCATGTTCCGCGCGCAAATTGAAGCGCTGTTTAATAAAATCCGCAGCAAAGACGTGCTGGAAGACTATTCTTTAGATTATGAAAAAGAAAGCCTGCAGACCAAGTCCAAGCGCGCCTATATTATTCTGATGGGCATTATCCTGGGCGTATTTGTAACGCTGTCTTCCGTCGGCGCAGGCGCATTCGGCATTATGGCGCTGGTGCTGATGTTCCCGAACCTGCCGATGATCCGGATTATCGGCTCTGACGTGGTGCATGCCGTACTGCTGACTTTTGTCGCGGGCATGGGCCATATGACTTCAGGCAATGTGGACTTCCATTTGCTGGGCTGGCTGCTGTGCGGCTCCATTCCGGCCATTATCATCGGCACGCTCATCAGTTCCCGCCTGCCGGAAAAACTGATCCGCAAGATACTCGGCATTACCCTGTTTGCCTTAGGCCTGAATTTCATGATCAACCCGATCAAGGCCAAACCTGCAGCAAAACCGGCGGCAGCCTATGTGCTGCCCGGCGCTGCGGTTTCAGCAGATAAAAGCGTGAATGTGTAA
- a CDS encoding 3-deoxy-7-phosphoheptulonate synthase: MNTQQSNPITQSDIDDVNVKSILPLVTPAELKKELPLTENVYQTVLKGRETVRNILDGKDKRLFIVIGPCSIHDTVAAHEYADRLKVLSDKIKDSIYVVMRVYFEKPRTTVGWKGLINDPDMNDSFNIEKGLRIGRQLLLELNEKGLPCATEALDPNSPQYYQDLISWSAIGARTTESQTHREMSSGLSSPVGFKNGTDGGLTVATNAMQSVKHGHSFLGLNDQGQVSVIHTSGNPYAHVVLRGGNGKPNYDAGSVAEAEMALAKAKVSGKIMIDTSHANSNKDPYLQPLVLKNITEQILDGNKSIVGLMVESHLKGGRQDIPADLNDLEYGKSVTDGCIDWETTEKALLDMHEALKDVLPNR; encoded by the coding sequence ATGAATACACAACAGTCAAACCCAATTACTCAATCAGATATCGATGATGTGAATGTGAAAAGCATTCTGCCCCTTGTAACGCCAGCAGAGCTCAAAAAAGAATTGCCTTTGACTGAAAATGTCTATCAAACGGTCTTAAAGGGCCGCGAAACCGTCCGCAATATTCTGGACGGCAAAGACAAGCGCTTATTCATTGTCATTGGCCCATGCTCTATTCATGACACCGTAGCAGCGCATGAGTATGCAGACCGCTTAAAAGTGCTCAGCGACAAAATTAAAGATTCAATTTATGTGGTCATGCGGGTTTATTTTGAAAAACCGCGCACCACAGTGGGCTGGAAAGGCCTGATCAACGACCCAGACATGAATGATTCATTCAATATTGAAAAAGGCCTGCGCATTGGCCGCCAGCTGCTGCTTGAACTGAATGAAAAGGGCTTGCCTTGCGCAACTGAAGCGCTGGACCCGAACTCGCCGCAGTACTATCAAGATCTGATTTCATGGTCTGCAATTGGCGCGCGCACAACAGAAAGCCAGACGCACCGTGAAATGTCTTCCGGCCTGTCTTCGCCTGTCGGCTTCAAGAACGGCACAGACGGCGGTTTAACTGTAGCGACCAATGCCATGCAGTCCGTTAAGCATGGCCACAGCTTTTTAGGCTTGAATGATCAGGGCCAGGTCTCTGTTATTCATACCAGCGGCAACCCTTATGCGCACGTTGTGCTGCGCGGTGGCAACGGCAAGCCGAACTATGATGCAGGCTCAGTCGCGGAAGCGGAAATGGCGCTGGCAAAAGCCAAAGTCAGCGGCAAAATCATGATTGACACCAGCCATGCCAACTCCAACAAAGACCCGTACCTGCAGCCGCTGGTGCTGAAAAACATTACCGAGCAGATTTTAGACGGCAATAAATCCATTGTCGGCCTGATGGTGGAAAGCCATCTGAAAGGCGGCCGCCAGGACATTCCTGCCGACCTCAACGATCTGGAATACGGCAAATCCGTCACAGACGGCTGCATCGACTGGGAAACCACCGAAAAAGCCCTGCTGGACATGCATGAGGCGCTTAAGGACGTCCTGCCAAACCGTTAA
- a CDS encoding protein tyrosine phosphatase family protein has product MNDIENGLSQIENFQFIHEHLFTSGQPSAEQLQLIKEYGVTTVINLALTDAGNHLNNEDRICLELGLNYIQLPISWDMPSDEQCLLALDMIDHLVQEQMVWVHCCKNFRASSLMYLYRQYYMNAELPAAQDLMHQVWEPNETWTGLIHAVSLQLQGRKSTQELQLSLINPDHFA; this is encoded by the coding sequence ATGAATGATATTGAAAATGGCTTAAGCCAGATTGAAAACTTCCAGTTTATTCATGAACACTTGTTTACATCTGGACAGCCATCTGCTGAACAGCTGCAGCTGATTAAAGAATACGGCGTAACCACAGTGATCAATTTGGCGCTGACGGATGCCGGCAACCATTTGAACAATGAAGACCGGATTTGCCTAGAACTGGGCCTGAACTATATTCAGCTGCCTATTTCATGGGACATGCCTTCCGATGAGCAATGCCTGCTCGCCTTAGACATGATTGACCATTTGGTGCAGGAACAGATGGTTTGGGTGCATTGCTGCAAAAACTTCCGCGCCAGCAGCCTGATGTATTTATACCGCCAGTATTATATGAATGCCGAACTTCCGGCTGCGCAGGATTTAATGCATCAGGTGTGGGAGCCGAATGAAACCTGGACGGGGCTGATCCACGCCGTTTCACTGCAGCTCCAGGGACGCAAATCCACTCAGGAGCTGCAACTGTCCTTAATCAATCCGGATCATTTTGCATGA
- the ispF gene encoding 2-C-methyl-D-erythritol 2,4-cyclodiphosphate synthase translates to MAAQIRIGQGLDVHAFEEGDFVTLAGVKIPHTHGLKAHSDGDVVLHALCDALLGALALGDIGQHFPDTDPNFKGADSKVLLKHVYQLILDRGYVLNNADITVACERPKLAKHNLEMRQSIADVLDVEVTQISVKATTTEQLGFTGRQEGILSMATVLIAHAK, encoded by the coding sequence GTGGCTGCACAAATTAGAATCGGTCAAGGACTGGATGTACATGCTTTTGAAGAAGGGGACTTTGTAACGCTGGCCGGCGTTAAAATTCCGCATACGCATGGCTTAAAAGCGCATTCGGACGGCGATGTTGTCCTGCATGCGCTGTGCGATGCGCTGCTGGGGGCATTGGCTTTAGGTGACATTGGACAGCATTTCCCGGATACAGACCCGAACTTTAAGGGCGCAGACAGCAAAGTTTTGCTGAAGCATGTTTATCAGCTGATTTTAGACCGCGGCTATGTGCTGAATAATGCCGATATTACCGTGGCCTGCGAACGCCCAAAACTGGCGAAGCACAATCTGGAAATGCGCCAAAGCATTGCGGATGTGCTGGATGTGGAAGTTACGCAAATCAGCGTGAAAGCGACGACGACTGAACAGCTGGGCTTTACTGGCCGTCAGGAAGGCATTCTCTCAATGGCGACGGTGCTGATTGCTCATGCAAAATGA
- a CDS encoding MmcQ/YjbR family DNA-binding protein: MNGQQITETAEAAAMHLMGAECSQPFGPGVDVYKAFEKVFLLCSQHQDRQIVTLKCAPENSIMLRDIYPSIKPGYHMNKKHWISIYPGDEIHADLVKNLVEDSYDLILKTIPKKKKISSG, translated from the coding sequence ATGAATGGTCAGCAAATCACAGAAACTGCTGAAGCGGCGGCGATGCATTTGATGGGTGCGGAATGCTCACAGCCTTTCGGCCCCGGGGTGGATGTCTACAAGGCCTTTGAAAAAGTTTTCCTGCTCTGCTCGCAGCATCAAGACCGGCAGATTGTGACCTTAAAATGCGCGCCGGAAAACTCGATTATGCTCCGGGACATTTATCCCAGCATCAAACCCGGCTACCACATGAATAAAAAGCACTGGATCAGCATTTATCCCGGTGACGAAATTCATGCCGATTTAGTGAAGAATTTAGTCGAAGATTCCTATGACTTAATCCTCAAGACAATTCCGAAAAAGAAAAAAATATCTTCCGGCTGA